Proteins encoded within one genomic window of Amorphoplanes friuliensis DSM 7358:
- the cofC gene encoding 2-phospho-L-lactate guanylyltransferase — MSGADWTAVIPVKRLSAAKSRLRGAVLDARHEELALAMVRDTVTAVVLCARVSEVLVVTDDPAASAAVAALGARAVPDRPGAGLNAAMRFGADLVAGLSRRRAVLAGDLPALRPDELGEALEAAGPGRSFVADAAGTGTVLLTADAGQPLDPHFGEGSAAAHSASLARTLTGSWPGLRHDVDTAADLRTVLALGAGEHTCGLLRDLGLVADCGSGGVPAGPHR; from the coding sequence GTGTCAGGAGCGGACTGGACGGCGGTCATTCCCGTCAAGCGTCTCAGCGCGGCCAAGAGCCGGCTGCGCGGAGCCGTGCTCGATGCCCGGCACGAGGAGCTGGCCCTGGCGATGGTGCGCGACACCGTCACCGCGGTCGTTTTGTGTGCGCGGGTGAGCGAGGTGCTGGTCGTCACCGACGATCCGGCCGCCTCGGCCGCCGTTGCCGCGCTGGGCGCCCGGGCCGTGCCCGACCGCCCCGGCGCCGGCCTCAACGCCGCCATGCGTTTCGGTGCCGATCTGGTCGCCGGGCTGTCGCGCCGCCGCGCGGTGCTCGCCGGGGACCTGCCCGCCCTGCGCCCCGACGAGCTCGGTGAGGCGCTGGAGGCGGCCGGCCCGGGACGTAGTTTTGTCGCCGACGCGGCCGGCACCGGCACCGTCCTGCTCACCGCGGACGCCGGCCAGCCGCTGGATCCGCACTTCGGCGAAGGCTCCGCGGCGGCGCATTCCGCGTCACTGGCCCGCACGCTGACCGGCTCCTGGCCCGGCCTCCGGCACGACGTCGACACCGCCGCCGACCTGCGCACGGTCCTCGCGCTCGGTGCCGGCGAGCACACCTGCGGGCTGCTGCGTGATCTCGGGCTGGTGGCCGATTGTGGCTCCGGCGGTGTCCCGGCGGGTCCGCACCGGTAG